Proteins from one Mucilaginibacter jinjuensis genomic window:
- a CDS encoding polysaccharide deacetylase family protein: protein MKFRLLTLFLLLYTLQAGAQARYTQIKDYKVYFGWAHHAPQDWMVIRKFTDRNKSYYLLVNPQTLETKIDDSSFYQVKPMSVDEAKNYFRTTPYQKALRKAESASIMIQDAGIERGLPKETGISLTADLCPSHKPLDRRIFTDIFNEFKKVEQPVPVALSVTGLWMNTHHADLAWLKEMQAKHEIYITWINHSYNHRVSKSAPLKENFLLEPGTNINYEVLETEKDMLSNGLLPSVFFRFPGLVSDQKLVFSITDFGLIPIGTDAWLAKGQKPQAGSIVLIHGNGNEPVGVNDFIKLLQSETKSIANKQWLLYDLRESVDEEFEGGN from the coding sequence ATGAAATTCAGATTACTCACCCTCTTCTTATTGTTATACACTTTGCAGGCCGGTGCGCAAGCCCGTTACACGCAGATCAAAGACTATAAAGTTTACTTCGGCTGGGCACACCACGCCCCGCAGGATTGGATGGTGATCCGCAAGTTTACCGACCGCAACAAAAGCTATTACCTGCTGGTAAACCCCCAAACGCTTGAAACCAAGATTGACGACAGCAGTTTTTACCAGGTAAAACCAATGAGTGTGGATGAAGCCAAAAATTACTTCCGCACCACTCCTTACCAAAAAGCATTACGCAAGGCCGAAAGCGCATCCATTATGATCCAGGATGCCGGGATAGAACGCGGCCTGCCTAAAGAAACCGGCATCAGTTTAACCGCAGATCTTTGCCCATCGCACAAACCTTTAGACCGCCGCATTTTTACCGATATCTTCAACGAGTTTAAAAAAGTAGAACAACCTGTACCGGTTGCCTTATCTGTAACCGGACTCTGGATGAACACGCACCATGCAGACCTGGCCTGGCTCAAAGAAATGCAGGCTAAGCATGAAATTTATATCACCTGGATCAATCACTCCTACAACCATCGCGTAAGCAAAAGCGCACCATTGAAAGAAAATTTTCTATTAGAACCAGGCACCAACATTAACTACGAAGTTTTAGAAACCGAAAAAGATATGTTGTCAAACGGTCTGTTACCATCTGTTTTCTTCCGGTTCCCGGGATTAGTGTCTGATCAGAAACTGGTTTTCAGCATCACCGATTTTGGGCTGATCCCAATCGGTACCGATGCCTGGCTGGCCAAAGGGCAGAAACCACAGGCCGGAAGCATTGTACTGATCCATGGTAACGGAAATGAACCTGTAGGTGTAAATGACTTTATCAAACTGCTGCAATCAGAAACAAAATCTATCGCCAATAAGCAGTGGTTATTATATGATCTGCGGGAGAGTGTTGATGAGGAGTTTGAGGGAGGCAATTAA
- a CDS encoding SMP-30/gluconolactonase/LRE family protein, giving the protein MKFRTILPLSALAIFITAQAAVHHTEPGNANSLYDTTTRAQMLSNQFSFTEGPATDKKGNVFFTDQPNNKIWEYDTNGKLTLFMDSAGRSNGMYFDKKGNLISCADEHDELWSIAPDKKVTVLVKSFGGKLLNGPNDVWVDRNTGGIYFTDPYYQRDYWTRQTSDLDGMKVYYLPKGAKEAIIVNDQLKKPNGITGTPDGKYLYVADINGNKTYRFTRQADGSLTDQQVFVNQGSDGMTIDALGNIYLCGKGVTVYSPAGVKIAHIDIPEPWTANICFAGKNKDVLFMTASKAIYTLKMKVKGVE; this is encoded by the coding sequence ATGAAATTCAGAACCATACTCCCCTTAAGCGCACTCGCTATTTTTATAACCGCCCAAGCCGCCGTTCATCATACAGAACCAGGCAACGCCAATTCACTGTACGATACCACTACCAGGGCTCAAATGCTCTCTAACCAGTTCAGCTTTACCGAAGGGCCGGCTACTGATAAAAAAGGCAATGTGTTTTTTACCGATCAGCCTAATAATAAGATTTGGGAATACGATACCAATGGCAAGCTTACCCTGTTTATGGATAGTGCCGGCCGAAGTAACGGGATGTATTTTGATAAAAAAGGCAACCTGATTTCGTGTGCCGATGAGCATGACGAACTATGGTCTATCGCACCCGATAAAAAGGTGACTGTACTGGTAAAGTCATTCGGCGGCAAATTATTGAATGGTCCTAATGATGTGTGGGTTGACCGTAACACCGGCGGCATTTATTTTACCGACCCCTACTATCAGCGCGATTACTGGACCCGCCAAACTTCTGACTTAGATGGCATGAAGGTTTACTATCTACCCAAAGGCGCTAAAGAAGCTATCATTGTAAACGATCAGCTAAAAAAGCCTAATGGCATTACCGGTACGCCCGACGGCAAATATTTATACGTAGCCGATATTAACGGCAATAAGACCTATCGTTTTACCCGCCAGGCTGATGGCTCATTAACAGACCAACAAGTCTTTGTAAACCAGGGATCGGACGGGATGACGATTGATGCTCTGGGTAATATTTACCTGTGCGGTAAAGGCGTAACGGTTTATAGTCCGGCTGGTGTTAAAATAGCTCATATTGATATACCAGAACCCTGGACAGCTAACATCTGCTTTGCCGGGAAGAATAAGGATGTATTGTTTATGACCGCTTCGAAAGCGATTTATACTTTGAAGATGAAGGTGAAGGGGGTAGAGTAA
- a CDS encoding DUF1572 domain-containing protein has product MQPDYLTSARKQFEYYKMLGEKTFEQLSDEQLFWQYNPESNSIATIVKHLWGNMLSRWTDFLTTDGEKPNRDRETEFDNDIKDRAELLQKWNEGWQCLLNAIDSINAENIDTTIYIRNMGHTVTEAINRQLAHYPYHVGQIVFIGKMVMNEQWKSLSIPRGNSAAYNASKFAQPKHKEHFTDEFLGEEKEE; this is encoded by the coding sequence ATGCAACCCGATTACCTAACCAGCGCCCGCAAGCAATTTGAATACTACAAAATGCTGGGCGAAAAAACGTTCGAGCAACTTAGTGATGAGCAGCTTTTCTGGCAGTACAATCCCGAAAGTAACAGCATTGCCACTATTGTAAAGCACTTATGGGGCAATATGCTTTCGCGATGGACTGACTTCTTAACCACCGATGGCGAGAAACCCAATCGCGACCGCGAAACTGAATTTGATAACGATATTAAAGACCGAGCCGAACTTCTGCAAAAATGGAACGAAGGCTGGCAATGTTTACTCAATGCGATCGATTCTATCAATGCGGAGAATATCGACACTACCATCTATATCCGCAACATGGGGCATACGGTTACCGAAGCCATTAACCGGCAACTGGCGCATTACCCGTATCACGTTGGCCAAATTGTTTTTATCGGTAAAATGGTGATGAACGAGCAGTGGAAATCGCTATCTATTCCACGTGGCAATTCGGCAGCATATAATGCAAGCAAATTTGCTCAGCCAAAGCATAAAGAACATTTTACGGATGAATTTTTGGGTGAGGAGAAGGAGGAATAA